A region from the Spirochaeta thermophila DSM 6192 genome encodes:
- a CDS encoding helix-turn-helix domain-containing protein yields the protein MFSVSKGELFRNNERIRISTNFLPSRHAPDHGVDLTYIPHHHDFFELVVILDGEGFHHIGETAHSVFRGDVFIILPSVPHHFQASHLRLVNVMFREDVLEPYEHELRQLPGFTALFTLEPRERLEGRRKGHLRLSGSRLEEVERLIHQLIREENSRAPGHTIMAAGLFFQLLTVLAREYQRLSTPEAHRILTISSVLSALETQYPRRWTLEELCARANLSPSTLRRHFIRAVGMPPLRYLAYLRVEKACELLTHTDLTMLEIAEEVGFQDSNYFARQFRRYKGISPREFRRITRRGVSAPAP from the coding sequence ATGTTTTCTGTTTCCAAGGGAGAGCTCTTCCGAAACAACGAGAGGATACGGATATCCACCAACTTCCTCCCCTCCCGTCACGCACCGGATCACGGTGTGGATCTCACCTACATCCCCCACCATCACGACTTTTTCGAGCTGGTGGTGATCCTCGACGGGGAAGGATTCCACCACATCGGCGAGACCGCGCACTCGGTATTCCGGGGCGATGTGTTCATCATCCTCCCGTCCGTGCCCCACCACTTCCAGGCCTCGCACCTGCGCCTTGTGAATGTGATGTTCCGGGAAGACGTACTGGAGCCCTACGAGCACGAGCTCCGACAGCTCCCGGGCTTCACGGCCCTCTTCACCCTGGAGCCGCGGGAGCGCCTCGAGGGGAGGCGCAAGGGGCACCTCAGGCTCTCGGGCTCGAGGCTCGAAGAGGTGGAACGACTCATCCACCAGCTCATCCGCGAGGAGAACTCACGCGCACCGGGACACACCATCATGGCTGCGGGCCTCTTCTTCCAGCTGCTCACCGTCCTCGCCCGTGAATACCAGCGCCTCTCCACCCCGGAAGCCCACCGGATCCTCACGATAAGCTCGGTCCTCTCCGCACTCGAGACCCAGTACCCCCGTCGGTGGACACTCGAGGAGCTCTGCGCCAGGGCGAACCTCTCCCCTTCCACCCTGCGCCGCCACTTCATAAGGGCCGTGGGCATGCCTCCCCTCCGTTACCTCGCCTATCTCAGGGTGGAGAAGGCATGCGAGCTCCTCACCCATACGGACCTCACCATGCTCGAGATAGCGGAGGAGGTGGGCTTCCAGGACAGCAACTACTTTGCCCGCCAGTTCAGACGGTACAAGGGCATCTCTCCCAGGGAGTTCCGCCGGATCACGCGGCGTGGCGTCTCCGCACCTGCACCCTAG